Part of the Phocoena phocoena chromosome 8, mPhoPho1.1, whole genome shotgun sequence genome, ATCTTCTGATTCTTTGTTTCCCCTCCCCAGACCCACCTGCCAGGGTACGTGGAGCAGGCTGGCACCCTGAAGGCCAAGGGGATCGAGGTGGTGGCATGTCTGAGCGTTAATGATGTCTTTGTGACTGAAGAGTGGGGACGAGCGCACAACACAGAAGGCAAGGTGAGGTGTGGGTCCTGCGGGGTATCAGGGGCCAAGCAGGAGATTTTTCTTGTGACCTTACTTTCTCCTTAGGTTCGGCTCCTGGCCGACCCCACTGGGGCCTTTGGAAAGGTGAGTGCACCCGGTCCCCCAGCCTCCATCTTGGAAGCAGGGACTTGGAGGGACATGGCCAGTGTGGGGACCAGCCAGGTCTGGGAGTTCCTGacctttcctttgcttctccttTCAGGAGACAGATTTGTTACTAGATGATTCACTGGTGTCCCTCTTTGGGAATCGACGGCTGAAGAGGTAAAAGCAGGAGGGTTTCCTGTGCGGTTCCCCTGCTACCCCGCCTGTCTCCATTCCCAGCCTCCAGGCCCAGGCTGTTGCAGCTGGCCCGGCCCTTCTTTCTGGCAGGTTCTCCATGGTGATAGAGGATGGCATCGTGAAGTCCCTGAACGTGGAGCCAGATGGCACGGGCCTCACCTGCAGTCTGGCCCCCAGCATCATCTCACAGCTCTGAGGCCTTGGTCCCAGGTGTACTCCTTCTGTTCTTGCCTATTTCAcctgcccagccctgggcagaGGGCCCCAGCCTAGCCTCAGCTGGGGCTACTCAGTTGGAACTTCGGCCAGATTTCTGTAATAAACACTTCTGGTTCATGTCTGTCTCCTTGATTTTGAATTCCTGCTTTTCTCAGGGCCAGGCCTCATTGACAGTCAAGCTGTGAGGGTAGTGGGCAGGTGCTGAAAGGGGGGACTAGTAGGGGACCCTGATTTAACTTAGGAGGTAGTCAGAGAAAGTCCCTTGAACGAGGTGTTATGAAGCCTCCATCTGCAAGCTGAGAAAGGGCCAGTGGTCTGAAGAGTGAGGGAAGGAGCAGTCGTGCAGGGGGAGCTCACCTGGGAAGGCCCTGGGCAGACCTGGGCTTGCCTAGGGCCCCGTGACCTTTTGCATCTGATACCTGGGTGATGGATGATCTCATTTTGACTGTAGACCTCAGGGTAGAAACTTTGTCccaaggcccccccccccccgacaccTGGGCCAAACCTCAGCCCCACCATCCTTTCAGATTCTGCTGAACCCCTTCTGGGAGCACCCACGTCCCAAGAAGGGCCCCTGGCCACGTGGGACCATCTGATGGGCAGAAGGAGCTCCATCAGTGGAGGCAGTGCCGGTTCAGTCTGGGGGCTTCCTGGGAGCAGAGTCTAGGTGAGCTGTAGAGGGGAGGAGATGCTCATGAGACCTGCCCAGCAGTGGGTGTACTGTGAggggctgggggtcagggaggCCAGCGGGGCTTGGGGCTGAGGTCCATGGCTGTCTGCAGGCCCTGCCCCCTTGGGCCTCTGCCTCTTGTCcctgggaagccctgtgtctGGCAGCAGACTGATTATTAGACACCTGCCGTGTTGAGGAGCTCACAGCCTACGGGAGGCAGGTACTCGAGTTAAACTACAAATCCTCGCCACGACCCTGTGGGATGTGAGCTCTTACTGCCCTGTgatggcacagagaggttaggtaggTAGGCCTGGCTCACCCAGCCACTTCAGAGGAGTTTGGACTTGGCCCCTGGAAACTTTACTCACGTGTGGCACCGACCTGCCATGTGCCCTGTCAGCACCAGGCTCTGAggggccctccctgccctgcccggcCATCTGTGGAGGCTCAGGGCCGGTGCAGAGCTGCCTAGGGCAGGCTGAGAGGTCTCAGAGAAGGTCGAGGAAAGGCCTGTTGCAGGACACAGCCCTTGAGGCAGTGGGACCAGTGCTCCAGATGGAGGGAGCAATGTGACCGTAGGTATGGAGAGTGGAACAGCCCCAAGATGCTGCGGCGCTGGGGCAGCTGAATGAGAGGATGCCGGGAGGGCAGCCCTGTAGGCTGCTGACCTTTCACCCTGCGGGCCCCTCCGGCCAGTGAAGGATGCCTGCAGGGCAGCGACAGGTCAGATTCCTACCTGGGCTCCCGTGTGGATGTAGAGCTGGAGCAGGGCGAGCAGGGGAGAGGCCAGTGCGGGGCAGGACTGATGACCGAGTGATGTCCAGGAGATGGGTGCTGGGACGGGGGGACCTGTGGGTGTTGGAGGGAAGGGTGAGTCCAGGGGACCACTCGGCTGGAGGTCTAAGGGGTGGTGTCCATGTGGGTGGGCCCTCAGCAGGGGGCCAGCCTCCCTGCAGGGGTCCCAGGTGCTCAGCCTGCCTGAGATGGCCGGCCCACTGACCTTTGTCCCTTCGGTTCTCTCCCACAGTCTGTCACCCCTCAGGGgtcctgggctggggtggggcggggggctgaCCACCCCTCCAGCTTCCCAAGCCCTTGTAACCTGCCCCTGCCAAGCCCTGGGTCACAGTGCTGTCCTGGACTGGACGGCGGGAAGGCCCTTTCTTTCCCGGACACCATCTCTCAATCTTCGCGtcatacaaatgaggaaactgaggcgtaCGTAGTTTCCTCCGTGGTCACCTGTGCGCACACCAGTGAGTGGTTTGGAACCCCTGGGAGCCCCAGGTAGAGGGAGCATGAGAGTCAGCAGCCGGGCTCTCAAAGCCGGGTGTCTGCCGGTGTAGATGGCAGGTCAGGCGGGCCCCCTGTGGGCTGGCACCCTTATTCCTCTTCCCAGCAGGCCTTGTGCCACTCTGGCAGCTCCCCACTCTCAGGACAAGCCCGGTCTCCATGCATACCGCTCAGCTGCCTCTGTTCCTGCACTCCTGGCCTCACGTCTGGGCTGGCTGAAGTCCAGTGAGGCCTCTGAGAG contains:
- the PRDX5 gene encoding peroxiredoxin-5, mitochondrial; amino-acid sequence: MPLAWLRILGSRVGSAVSRPAVAECAAVAAAGPGGCVKGGLEWTLGGVRDFRSAAVAMAPIKVGDAIPSVVVFEGKPGNKVNLAELFKGKKGVLFGVPGAFTPGCSKTHLPGYVEQAGTLKAKGIEVVACLSVNDVFVTEEWGRAHNTEGKVRLLADPTGAFGKETDLLLDDSLVSLFGNRRLKRFSMVIEDGIVKSLNVEPDGTGLTCSLAPSIISQL